The sequence below is a genomic window from Cicer arietinum cultivar CDC Frontier isolate Library 1 chromosome 6, Cicar.CDCFrontier_v2.0, whole genome shotgun sequence.
CAGCCACCGCTTTGCACCTTCTTCAGCTTTTGTGGCCTTCTTGACTGCCATTCTTGCCtgaaaatcaataattaaataattattaacaaatactcaATGTCAATTTAAATGTATTCCTAAACACATGAAAATTTGATATTACAAGaaatttgtataattttaaGAGTTAAATAGGAAGAGAAAAGAAACTATATTTATAGCCAGCATAATATGCTTTACTAATTGACAGATTGGGAAAATAATGAGCCAAAATCCTAAAGGGAAGGCATTAAATCAGAAACAGAGGACATTTTTATATAACTGAGAGTAcacttcattctttttttttttttgttgctaaaCTTCCTCAATAACTGAATAATAGAACTCTATTACCAGTTTTAACTTACTAACAAACTAATTTAATGCTATACTACTCTGCAGATTATACAGATTACAAAATACCACATGAATAAACTATAGTATGACAGAAACTGCACTATTAGTCTAAAAAAGAATTGAATCAATTATCATGATTTCTACTGTAGAAAGTCACATCCACTAAGAACAAGTTTGTGATATCATACCTCATTAACTTTGTATCTCAAAGAGGTATTTAGACAGAATTCAGATCGTAACATATCATCCATAATGTCCTTCATAGACTTCAACTCTTTTGTGAGTTTCATAGTAAGACATTCTGCATCATGCATCTGCTGCTTTGAAAATGCAATAGCACTCTTTGAGCAATTCTGTAAAGTGCTGCACCCCAGACGGGTTGCTGAGCGAGAAGAATTAGATGTCTTGGAAACGCTTTTAAGATTTGAACCATTTCTAGAAGTCTTAGAAGTAACTCTAACTTTGTTAGGCTTATTAGTAACTCCAGTTCTCGTGATATCCTTAAGTCCTACTGCATCACCATTCTTATCAGTCGACTTAGTAAATGGTAGTTCACCTTTGCATTCTGGAATCATGATACCAAATGTAAGTAAAACAAAATTAGGTAAAAGATTAAGGTATTTAGAgggaataaaaatatattattatatgcaTAAGAAAAAATCCAAAGCCACTTCCACAGAAATCCAAATTATATTTGACAGAGAGAAATGAACAGATTAGAGtacaagaaaaaatattttaactcaaaataaaagCCCATTAGCAGTTTCAAGCAATATTATGACTACAACCAATGGCAGCATAGTTTAAGTTTTGCATACCATGATACTTCTCGTGTAGCTCATAGCTACACGCCCACATTTTTCCTCTACCAAATTATCTCTAAGTTTTCGTTTCCCATGATTGTGGGGTATATAGTTCAAAAGAATATGGGAGGATTTTAAAATGTAGTTACCAATTATGGATCTAGATCACAGAGAAATGCTAAAAAAGGACTTACTTAGATTGTTTTTATGATTAATATCAATGGACTCCATGGCTTTGCACAACTTTTCCTGCGAAGATGGCGAAATGGCCTGAAGAGAAAGCAACTaatgagaaaaagaaataacATAAATCAAGTCAATAAAAATTTGTGATAATATTTTCACCTTTCTGGTTGATAATAGCCTTTCAGGACCATGCAGCTTTGGACTACCTTCATGTTCATTCCAAGAAGTCAATTCATCAGAAGCCTCGCTGACATGTATTCTCTCATCATCATTATATACGGAAACAAAAGACTGCTTCTCCTCATATTCAGGTGAACCATCTGAGCAATGAACCAGACATTCATCAGAATTGAGGCCATGGTCAATAGTGGAGAAGAGTTTATCCTGAACCTCAGCACCAGCTGTACATTCATCTGGTGAAGTATTATCATCTTTAAACTCTGGACCTAGACAGTCAAGGTCTTTATGACTAGCCACTTTAGACGGTGAGACTGGTGTATCATTGTCATCATCACATTCGGAAGCAAATGATTGCTTCTCCACATATTCAGGTGAATCATCTGAGCGACAGACCAGATATCCATCAGGTTTGAGTTCATGTTCAATAGTGGAGCAGGGTTTATCCTGAACCTCGGCACCAGCTGTATATTCATCTTTACTGCAATCATTGAGTAAAGTAATATCATCTCTAAACTCCAAACCTCGATAATTAAAGTCTTTATGACTAGCCACTTTAGGTGATGAGACTGGTATATCAATGTCATCATCAAGGTGATTGTCATGAATATCGGAGTTACTGTGATCTTCAAATGCTATTGCAAGAAAGTTGGTAGACTGGTTGCTGCTAAGATCAGGATTACTTATTACAATATCGCAACTAGATGGCTTCATCATTCGTAGTGGAACAAAATCAAAAATCTCTTTCCGTTTgtaatttaattcattattgGAATTCCCTTCAAGAGTTATCTTTGCATCTTTATTTTCTCTACTGGAAAAATCATCTGGCCCGTTGAAACACTCATTTTCAGGACACTCAAAATTCATTTCAACTAGAGCAGCTGAATCCCCACTAGAGGGTGAGAATTCTTGACCAGCTGAATCCCCACTAGAGGGTGAGAATTCTTGACCGTCTAGTATCTCTTCAGATTCATCAACTAGAACAATCTCTTGGGGGGAAATCGGGGGGTCTTTTACacacttcttctttttcttggacttcatatTTTTTGATAGTTTAGTTCTCAAGTTACTAAGAGTCTCCGTGAACTCAGGATCATCTTCTTCCATTGGCTGCTTCTCCATGTAgtcttcaatttttgttttagaagaGTTGAAACCTTGCGAGCGTTTTCTCTTCCTTGTTTTGCAGCTTTCTTTAATTTGCTTTAGTGTTAAAGTGgcaaaatcatcatcatcatcatcatcatcatcatccaaGTTATTTATTCTCTGATTATCCCCATCATGGGCATCAGATTCCCAAAATTCAGGCTCAATTTTCACTATTCCTTTCTTCATAACATCAATGCAAGATCTCACAGCCTTCACATTATCAAACAAGAAGCCCTCATTTAAATCAGTGATATCTTTAAATTTAAGTTTTGGTTGCCCGCGAGATACATTAAGGACTTTCGTAACCAAACCACCTTTAATGGCCTGGATATAATGAAGATTACCACAACGGCGAAGCTCCATTTGGATTCCCTACTGGCAAATCACAGTCTTTCCACTAGTCTTCGAATTTTTCCCTTAAACCCTATCAAGAATTTCAAACCACTGGAAACAGTAGAAAAAGATACataattagaagaagaatctaTGGCATTGAATCCTGTTATAGAACTAGACATGCTACAAAGTTCACATGATTTAAAAAGACTGTTAAGTACAAATACCTTAAGTGTCCAATCCAGCAAATCAAACAAAGCACTTTGCAACCTACATTAATTTCAACAATTATGCAACATAATCAACATTAACAAGATTCTCATCACCAAAGCAAGATTCTACATTTCTATATAAAACATGAACAAAACAAGAAACCTATTAGAAAATCTTTCATAACAAAGACCACTGAGAAAGGGAAAGAACCAGGCAAGCGCAAAATGAAGCAACCTCAAATTGATGTACGTAGAGACAGAAcatcaaaactcaaacaaaGCAAGTAAGACACCAATATAATAATACTGTCAAATTCAGCCAAAATTTAAAGAAAGGAAACATTACCAACATACAAACCTAATTGGTATTGTTTTTCTAGAAAAATAGTCCGTTTGTTGTTTCAAAAGCTTTgtaatgaaattataaaaattgggctttaacaattaaaaataggTTAATCAAGGCAAACAATAATTCTAAAAGATAAAGCTAAAGAAGAACAATTCGGCATTTTCAATAGGAAGTTAGGAACAAATAACGCAAACTTTGAACTCGTTGTTCTAAAACCTAGAAACAAATTCGCCTTGAAGATGAATAAAAGTCACAACCGAATTGAAACATTTATAAAATGAAGCAACCTCAATTTGATGCTATCACAGATAGAACATTAAAACTCAAACAAAGCAAGTAAGACACCATATATGAGAACTATAGTACCAATTCAACACTACAATCAAAATTCAGACAAAACTGAACAAAAGAAACTTTAAGGGTATAAGAACCCTtttgaaaccctaattggagtatcACTTTTCCAGAAAAATAATccctttttttcaaaaactcttTCTTGAAGTtataaaaattagggtttgtcaTTAAAACAGGTTAATCTAAACAAACAACAATCCTAAAAACAGctaaaatcaaacaattcaGTGTTTACAATAGGAACAAACACCTCAAATTCGAACTCAATCTTCCGAAACCTAGAAATAAAATCACcttgaacataaataaaaaaatcacaaacgAATCGGTACacatataaacaaaaacaaCGAAACAGGAACAATTTTAGGGTTGAAAGAAGAAACAATGAAATCGAAACAGATTTTGAAGAGaatgtttattttttcagatcTATGAGACAAGAATGTGAATTCGTAAAGACAAATTGAAAATAAACGAATCGAAGGGTTTTTCACCTTGGAGAGAATTGGATTCGGCTAAGCGGCAGCAGAGAGAAGAGAGATTGGATCTAGGGTGAACTCGACAATGGGTGTGTGAGAGAGAAAGACTGAAAATATAGTGTAGTGATGGAGTCGTAAGGCGCGAATTCGTTTTGGCGGGAGTGCAATATATGCTAAAGATACtgaagattttattttatatattaaataaataaaaaaacaaatatccCTTTTAACGCGGCAAATCACAATTTGAATTTTCGTTTACGAGATTTGTTTACATTTAATGTTAGATTTGTGAAGATTTCGTTATAACAGAACAAATCACAATTAGAATTCTTAGTTTATATTTCATGTTGGGCCGTATTTTGaataagattattttttataaaagatacaAATTACAAAAAGACAAAGATTCCTTATAACGAggcaaattaaaatttgaattctaGTTTCATGAaagttgtttatatttaatgttggattgtgttttaaataagATTGTTTTTGGTAAAATAgacctattaaaaaaaatggacatTTGTTATAAGGCGGTAAATCAcaattttgattctttattcatatttgatgttgaattgtgttttgaaTAAGATTATTGGTGAGAGACACAAATTAAAAAGATGGATATTCATTATCGCGTGGCAAATGACAAgttcaaaaaacttgaaaatactgAACTGAATTGATTTTCAACTCAAAAAATCGAACTGAACTGTTTTATAAACTGGTGAATCGGTTTATTAGTTTGAACCGAACAAATTggtttaacttagtttttttgttcCTCTAagtcaaattttacataattatctttaattatatctaaaaaacaaatttgattctagttttttgaactaaaaactAGTCCGGTTcagtttttttaattgaaaatcgGTTTAGTTCGgttttttaaaactgaaaattagtttggttaagttctagttttaaaaaatcaattcaaaaatagtttcattctcaatttttataaatcagttaAGTTCAAAAACAATTCAATTCAGTTCTGcagtttaattcaatttatttgtttttaaaataccCTTATATTTTTGGATGTTGTGAGTCTTTCAAGTCCGAAGATTGTGCCACACTTATGTTTTTGAACACCCTTATATATACCTATGGAGGATTGAGTGGTTCGGAAGTAGGATTCATCAAGGAGCTTTGGAAGCTTTTAAATTCTCAAGCAACTCTTCAAATATTGAGAGCAATTATTTTGGTTGGAAATGAGTACGACATATTAGGTGGTTATTATTAGTGGGACACTAAAGACAACATCAAGTTATGGGATGGATGAGACAATTTATAAAGGAGTAGGATGGAATCCATAATCTCCACATGTACTTATGAGACAAGTGGCCTTTTAAGAAGTATATTGCAACTTGTAGATTTGCAAAATCAAAACGATTCACAGTGATTTAGATAAATCTATGGTGATACCAAACATGTAAGTGTCAATATCTATGTTTATTATCTCCACACATCAACAGGTATTTTTCATCATATTTTGTCatcactttcacattttttgGAAAACTTCTTAAACGATCACTCATgtaataaatattcaaattaaatacatatagCTCATATATTCTAACCTACCAAAAAGAGGTGTCTT
It includes:
- the LOC101497987 gene encoding uncharacterized protein; the encoded protein is MELRRCGNLHYIQAIKGGLVTKVLNVSRGQPKLKFKDITDLNEGFLFDNVKAVRSCIDVMKKGIVKIEPEFWESDAHDGDNQRINNLDDDDDDDDDDFATLTLKQIKESCKTRKRKRSQGFNSSKTKIEDYMEKQPMEEDDPEFTETLSNLRTKLSKNMKSKKKKKCVKDPPISPQEIVLVDESEEILDGQEFSPSSGDSAGQEFSPSSGDSAALVEMNFECPENECFNGPDDFSSRENKDAKITLEGNSNNELNYKRKEIFDFVPLRMMKPSSCDIVISNPDLSSNQSTNFLAIAFEDHSNSDIHDNHLDDDIDIPVSSPKVASHKDFNYRGLEFRDDITLLNDCSKDEYTAGAEVQDKPCSTIEHELKPDGYLVCRSDDSPEYVEKQSFASECDDDNDTPVSPSKVASHKDLDCLGPEFKDDNTSPDECTAGAEVQDKLFSTIDHGLNSDECLVHCSDGSPEYEEKQSFVSVYNDDERIHVSEASDELTSWNEHEGSPKLHGPERLLSTRKAISPSSQEKLCKAMESIDINHKNNLKCKGELPFTKSTDKNGDAVGLKDITRTGVTNKPNKVRVTSKTSRNGSNLKSVSKTSNSSRSATRLGCSTLQNCSKSAIAFSKQQMHDAECLTMKLTKELKSMKDIMDDMLRSEFCLNTSLRYKVNEARMAVKKATKAEEGAKRWLSFMTRDCNRFCKIMNLADSSSSTPQDVVSPPQDAKRKEKKIAFADEAGGRLCQVRFYDEEGEGQLSEST